One genomic window of Corallococcus caeni includes the following:
- a CDS encoding FAD-binding dehydrogenase translates to MGQEVDVIVVGGGLAGLVAATELADAGKRVAVVDQEGPQNLGGQAFWSFGGLFLVDSPEQRRMGIKDSHALAMEDWLGTAGFDREEDHWPRQWAEAFVAFAAGEMRPWLVQQGMSWFPVVGWAERGGYGAVGHGNSVPRFHVTWGTGPGVLEPFVRRAKAAEAKGTLTFHFRCRVDELLTQNGAVVGVRGMRLEPTDVPRGASSSRVTVGDFELRASAVIVTSGGIGGNHELVRKAWPQRMGPAPKFMIQGVPDHVDGRMIAITEAAGGRLINRDRMWHYTEGLRNWNPIWPRHGIRILPGPSSLWLDATGKRLPPPLFPGFDTLGTLEHILKTGHEHTWFILNQWIIKKEFALSGSEQNPDLTGKDWLGVLNRAVGKKAMGPVEAFKEKGEDFVVSDNLRDLVAGMNAKTETPLLDFTTVEREVKARDMQLDNPFSKDLQLAAIRQARNYRGDKLVRTAKLHRILDPKAGPLIGVKLNILTRKTLGGFETDLQGRVFNAKGQTIPGLYAAGEVAGFGGGGVHGYRALEGTFLGGCIFSGRAAGRAAAGSV, encoded by the coding sequence ATGGGACAGGAAGTGGATGTCATCGTCGTCGGCGGAGGGCTCGCCGGACTCGTCGCCGCGACCGAGCTCGCGGACGCAGGCAAGCGCGTCGCCGTGGTGGACCAGGAGGGGCCGCAGAACCTGGGCGGCCAGGCGTTCTGGTCGTTCGGCGGCCTGTTCCTCGTGGACTCGCCCGAGCAGCGGCGCATGGGCATCAAGGACTCGCACGCGCTCGCGATGGAGGACTGGCTGGGCACCGCCGGCTTCGACCGCGAGGAGGACCACTGGCCGCGCCAGTGGGCGGAGGCCTTCGTCGCCTTCGCCGCGGGCGAGATGCGCCCCTGGCTGGTGCAGCAGGGCATGAGCTGGTTCCCCGTCGTGGGATGGGCGGAGCGCGGCGGCTACGGCGCCGTGGGCCACGGCAACTCCGTCCCCCGCTTCCACGTCACCTGGGGCACCGGCCCCGGCGTGCTGGAGCCCTTCGTGCGCCGGGCCAAGGCGGCCGAAGCCAAGGGCACCCTCACCTTCCACTTCCGCTGCCGCGTGGACGAGTTGCTCACCCAGAACGGCGCGGTGGTGGGCGTGCGCGGCATGCGGCTGGAGCCCACGGACGTCCCTCGTGGCGCCAGCAGCTCGCGCGTGACGGTGGGTGACTTCGAGCTGCGCGCGAGCGCGGTCATCGTCACGTCCGGCGGCATCGGCGGCAACCACGAGCTGGTCCGCAAGGCGTGGCCCCAGCGCATGGGCCCCGCGCCGAAGTTCATGATCCAAGGCGTCCCCGACCACGTGGACGGCCGGATGATCGCCATCACGGAGGCCGCGGGCGGGCGCCTCATCAACCGCGACCGCATGTGGCACTACACGGAGGGGCTGCGGAACTGGAACCCCATCTGGCCCCGCCACGGCATCCGCATCCTGCCGGGCCCCAGCTCGCTGTGGCTGGACGCCACCGGCAAGCGCCTGCCGCCGCCGCTGTTCCCGGGCTTCGACACGCTGGGCACGCTGGAGCACATCCTCAAGACGGGCCACGAGCACACCTGGTTCATCCTCAACCAGTGGATCATCAAGAAGGAGTTCGCGCTCTCCGGCTCGGAGCAGAACCCGGACCTCACCGGCAAGGACTGGCTGGGTGTGCTCAACCGCGCCGTGGGCAAGAAGGCCATGGGCCCGGTGGAGGCCTTCAAGGAGAAGGGCGAGGACTTCGTCGTCTCCGACAACCTGCGCGACCTGGTCGCCGGGATGAACGCGAAGACGGAAACCCCGCTGCTGGACTTCACCACGGTGGAGCGCGAGGTGAAGGCCCGCGACATGCAGCTGGACAACCCCTTCAGCAAGGACCTGCAGCTCGCGGCCATCCGGCAGGCGCGCAACTACCGGGGTGACAAGCTGGTGCGCACCGCGAAGCTGCACCGAATCCTGGACCCCAAGGCGGGGCCTCTCATCGGCGTGAAGCTGAACATCCTCACGCGCAAGACGCTGGGCGGCTTCGAGACCGACCTCCAGGGCCGCGTCTTCAACGCCAAGGGACAGACCATCCCGGGGCTCTATGCGGCAGGCGAGGTGGCCGGCTTCGGAGGCGGTGGCGTCCACGGCTACCGCGCCCTGGAAGGCACGTTCCTGGGCGGCTGCATCTTCTCCGGCCGCGCCGCGGGCCGGGCCGCGGCGGGGAGTGTGTAG
- a CDS encoding VOC family protein has product MRITVTSVMVDDQSKALKFYTEVLGFVLKVDVPMGGEHRWLTVVSPDAQEGTQLLLEPLAFAPARVYQKALFDAGIPAASFGVDDCQAEYERLLKHGVVFHTKPTVMGPVTVAMFQDTCGNLIQMAQV; this is encoded by the coding sequence ATGCGAATCACTGTGACGAGCGTGATGGTGGACGACCAGTCCAAGGCCCTGAAGTTCTACACGGAGGTCCTGGGCTTCGTGCTCAAGGTGGACGTTCCCATGGGCGGGGAGCACCGGTGGCTGACCGTGGTCTCGCCGGACGCGCAGGAGGGCACACAGCTCTTGCTGGAGCCCCTGGCCTTCGCTCCCGCGCGCGTGTACCAGAAGGCGCTGTTCGACGCGGGCATCCCGGCGGCGTCGTTCGGCGTGGACGACTGCCAGGCGGAATATGAGCGCCTGCTGAAACACGGCGTGGTGTTCCACACGAAGCCCACGGTGATGGGCCCCGTCACCGTCGCCATGTTCCAGGACACCTGCGGCAACCTCATCCAGATGGCCCAGGTGTAG
- a CDS encoding SAF domain-containing protein: MKFIEGLFVGVGIGVPVFGVLAGLLAYAKVKHDEDQARAGWTLVPVLVVSRDLRPGDILDNQTLAIRSVPSQLTTASVLRPESAKHVFTHTVAVPLKAGDPLLTTALPPTAECDQQLRERSAPSRTDASVEAIRERLSGAQTP; this comes from the coding sequence ATGAAATTCATTGAGGGGCTCTTCGTGGGGGTCGGAATCGGAGTGCCTGTCTTTGGAGTGCTCGCGGGGCTCCTCGCGTACGCCAAGGTCAAACACGACGAGGATCAGGCTCGCGCCGGTTGGACCCTGGTGCCGGTCCTCGTCGTGAGCAGGGACCTGCGTCCAGGAGACATCCTGGACAACCAGACCCTCGCGATCCGCTCCGTACCGAGCCAGCTGACCACTGCCTCGGTCTTGCGGCCGGAGTCCGCGAAGCATGTGTTCACCCACACCGTCGCGGTGCCCCTCAAGGCAGGGGACCCGCTGCTCACGACGGCGCTGCCCCCCACCGCCGAGTGCGACCAGCAGCTCCGGGAGCGCTCCGCCCCCTCCCGGACCGACGCTTCCGTGGAAGCGATTCGTGAGCGGCTGTCGGGAGCCCAGACGCCATGA
- a CDS encoding DUF1059 domain-containing protein, which yields MSRKTMDCREAPSESNCSLTITGEEDEVMRAAVEHAISVHGEKDSPELREMIRVSLKDEESSVEAPIRNPEPAQPGMQ from the coding sequence ATGTCACGCAAGACAATGGATTGTCGGGAGGCCCCGAGTGAGTCCAACTGCTCGCTGACCATCACCGGCGAGGAGGACGAGGTGATGCGGGCGGCGGTGGAACACGCCATTTCCGTCCACGGCGAGAAGGACAGCCCCGAGCTGCGCGAGATGATCCGGGTCTCGCTCAAGGACGAAGAGTCGTCCGTGGAAGCACCCATCCGAAACCCCGAGCCGGCGCAGCCGGGCATGCAGTGA
- a CDS encoding SAF domain-containing protein: protein MSPFIRGIGVGLFVSLLGAGTFGTVMARKYLAKVDGAWGLQPALLLTHDVPPGHVLTSVDLTATGIPRQFLTTAWVLGPDRAAVLGKAVTVPVEKGAPLLWTSFAVPSCPAP from the coding sequence ATGAGCCCCTTCATTCGAGGAATCGGCGTGGGCCTCTTCGTCAGCCTCCTGGGAGCCGGGACGTTCGGCACGGTCATGGCTCGCAAGTATCTGGCGAAGGTCGACGGGGCCTGGGGGCTACAGCCCGCGCTCCTGCTCACGCACGACGTCCCGCCAGGACATGTGCTCACGAGCGTGGACCTCACGGCGACGGGCATTCCCAGGCAGTTCCTCACGACCGCCTGGGTCCTGGGCCCGGACCGGGCCGCGGTGCTCGGCAAGGCCGTCACCGTCCCCGTGGAGAAGGGCGCCCCCCTGCTCTGGACCAGCTTCGCCGTGCCTTCCTGCCCGGCGCCGTGA
- a CDS encoding DNA-3-methyladenine glycosylase I codes for MQQRCVWVGTDPLYQTYHDEEWGVPVRDSRALWEMLMLEGFQAGLAWIVILRKREAFRKAFKGFDPKVVARFTEKDVTRLMADEGIVRARAKIEATIGNARAYLKMQEAGEDFSSFVWGMAGGKPIRNVWKGRGDVPAKTELSEAYSKAFKQRGFKFVGPVIVYAWMQATGIVDDHTVDCFRHGVRHR; via the coding sequence ATGCAACAGCGTTGCGTGTGGGTGGGGACGGATCCGCTGTACCAGACCTACCACGACGAGGAGTGGGGCGTGCCGGTGCGCGACAGCCGCGCGCTCTGGGAGATGCTGATGCTGGAGGGCTTCCAGGCGGGGCTCGCGTGGATCGTCATCCTGCGAAAGCGCGAGGCCTTCCGGAAGGCGTTCAAGGGCTTCGACCCGAAGGTGGTGGCGCGCTTCACGGAGAAGGACGTCACGCGCCTGATGGCGGACGAGGGCATCGTCCGGGCCCGCGCGAAGATTGAAGCGACCATCGGCAACGCGCGCGCCTACTTGAAGATGCAGGAGGCGGGCGAGGACTTCTCCTCGTTCGTCTGGGGCATGGCGGGCGGAAAGCCCATCCGCAATGTCTGGAAGGGCCGGGGCGACGTGCCGGCGAAGACGGAGCTGTCGGAGGCGTACTCCAAGGCCTTCAAGCAGCGCGGCTTCAAGTTCGTGGGGCCGGTCATCGTCTACGCGTGGATGCAGGCGACGGGCATCGTGGACGACCACACGGTGGACTGCTTCCGGCACGGCGTGCGGCACCGCTGA
- a CDS encoding S9 family peptidase, whose protein sequence is MNVWKSLSRLVAPTLLLPLLGAAPPAAPPATQPAPAVKPATGAPAARMPKQYSVEQFMGSTEVMAPVFTSDGKQLLFSSNASGIFNVHSVPVGGGKPTALTRSKTDSIRVVGAFPRDNRILFMHDKGGDEQTHVYVRTPDGKEKDLTPMKKGAAGFLGFSRDDSAFYITTNERDPGAMDVYRVDAKTYARTLLAQNDKGFGVAGVAPDESWVALEEAVTTSDGNVWRYDVATKTLKNLTPHTGTAIYRVGDIHPVTGELYVLTNDGSEFTRVVRPAKEAGKWEDVEKADWDIVGTSFSHSGAFRDSIINVDAGFELRLHDMKTGTQVPLTQFPPGMISESVFSRDEKQLAVLLETDRSSANLYVQDLATKKTTRVTDTMSRELDSEDLVDAQVVRFKSFDGMEIPNLLFKPHQATAQNKAPAIVYVHGGPGGETTRGYHNFVQYLVNHGYVVLGINNRGSSGYGKTFFKADDQKHGKDPLRDCVEARKYLASLPYVDGSRVAILGGSYGGYMVLAALAFHPDAFDVGVDVFGVSNWLRTLKSMPPEWGAFRQAMMQEIGDPEKQEAMLKEISPLFHADKIKKPLFVVQGANDPRVLQAESDDMVAAVKKNGVPVEYLLLPDEGHGFKKKKNEAEVDRRTLEFLDRYLKPATATAPKP, encoded by the coding sequence ATGAACGTCTGGAAGTCCCTGTCCCGCCTTGTCGCGCCCACGCTGCTCCTGCCCCTGCTGGGGGCCGCTCCGCCCGCCGCGCCACCCGCCACGCAGCCCGCTCCGGCGGTGAAGCCGGCCACGGGCGCCCCGGCGGCCCGGATGCCGAAGCAGTACTCGGTGGAGCAGTTCATGGGGTCCACGGAGGTGATGGCCCCGGTCTTCACGTCGGACGGCAAGCAACTGCTCTTCTCGTCGAACGCGTCCGGCATCTTCAACGTGCACAGCGTGCCGGTGGGCGGGGGCAAGCCCACGGCGCTGACGCGCTCGAAGACGGACAGCATCCGCGTCGTCGGCGCCTTCCCGCGCGACAACCGCATCCTCTTCATGCACGACAAGGGCGGGGATGAGCAGACGCACGTCTACGTGCGCACGCCGGACGGCAAGGAGAAGGACCTCACGCCCATGAAGAAGGGCGCCGCCGGCTTCCTGGGCTTCAGCCGGGACGACAGCGCGTTCTACATCACCACCAACGAGCGCGACCCGGGCGCCATGGACGTGTACCGCGTTGACGCGAAGACGTACGCGCGCACGCTCCTGGCCCAGAACGACAAGGGGTTCGGCGTCGCTGGCGTGGCTCCAGACGAGAGCTGGGTGGCGCTGGAGGAGGCGGTCACCACGTCGGACGGCAACGTGTGGCGCTACGACGTCGCGACCAAGACGCTGAAGAACCTCACGCCCCACACGGGCACGGCCATCTACCGGGTGGGGGACATCCACCCCGTGACCGGGGAGCTGTACGTCCTCACGAACGACGGCTCGGAGTTCACCCGCGTGGTGCGCCCGGCGAAGGAGGCCGGCAAGTGGGAGGACGTGGAGAAGGCGGACTGGGACATCGTCGGCACCTCCTTCTCGCACTCGGGGGCGTTCCGCGACTCCATCATCAACGTGGACGCGGGCTTCGAGCTGCGCCTGCACGACATGAAGACCGGCACCCAGGTTCCGCTGACGCAGTTCCCACCCGGGATGATCTCCGAGTCCGTCTTCTCCCGTGACGAGAAGCAGCTGGCGGTCCTGCTGGAGACGGACCGCTCCTCCGCGAACCTCTATGTCCAGGACCTGGCCACGAAGAAGACCACGCGCGTGACGGACACGATGAGCCGCGAGCTCGACTCCGAGGACCTGGTGGACGCGCAGGTGGTGCGCTTCAAGTCCTTCGACGGGATGGAGATCCCCAACCTGCTCTTCAAGCCGCACCAGGCCACGGCCCAGAACAAGGCGCCCGCCATCGTCTACGTGCACGGCGGTCCAGGCGGAGAGACGACCCGGGGCTACCACAACTTCGTCCAGTACCTGGTGAACCACGGCTACGTGGTGCTGGGCATCAACAACCGGGGCAGCTCCGGCTACGGCAAGACGTTCTTCAAGGCGGACGACCAGAAGCACGGCAAGGATCCGCTGCGAGACTGCGTGGAGGCCCGCAAGTACCTGGCCAGCCTGCCGTACGTGGACGGCTCGCGCGTGGCCATCCTCGGCGGCAGCTACGGCGGCTACATGGTGCTGGCGGCGCTCGCCTTCCACCCGGACGCCTTCGACGTGGGCGTGGACGTCTTCGGCGTGTCCAACTGGCTGCGCACGCTCAAGAGCATGCCGCCCGAGTGGGGCGCCTTCCGTCAGGCCATGATGCAGGAGATAGGCGACCCGGAGAAGCAGGAGGCGATGCTCAAGGAGATCTCCCCCCTCTTCCACGCGGACAAGATCAAGAAGCCGTTGTTCGTGGTCCAGGGCGCCAACGACCCGCGCGTCCTCCAGGCGGAGTCGGACGACATGGTCGCGGCGGTGAAGAAGAACGGCGTCCCCGTGGAGTACCTGCTGCTCCCCGACGAGGGCCACGGCTTCAAGAAGAAGAAGAACGAGGCGGAGGTGGACCGGCGCACCCTGGAGTTCCTCGACCGCTACCTCAAGCCCGCCACCGCCACGGCCCCCAAGCCCTGA
- a CDS encoding MarR family winged helix-turn-helix transcriptional regulator, translating to MSQDDPQRTPCNCLALRQASRHVTQFYDQVLAPSGLRTTQYSILQRVQAQGPLTVNALADQLVMDPSTLTHNLRPLLKDGFVALEVGRTDRRQRAVAITAEGQAVYRKARPLWLRAQADFERAVGDTQASALRDLLAAVARTSLGGAEAATEVPSAPGARSRRR from the coding sequence ATGTCCCAGGACGACCCCCAGCGCACCCCTTGCAACTGCCTGGCGCTGCGGCAGGCCAGCCGCCACGTCACGCAGTTCTATGATCAGGTGCTCGCGCCCAGCGGCCTCCGGACGACGCAGTACTCCATCCTCCAGCGCGTCCAGGCCCAGGGCCCGCTCACCGTGAACGCGCTGGCGGATCAGCTCGTCATGGATCCGTCCACGCTCACCCACAACCTCCGGCCTCTCTTGAAGGACGGCTTCGTGGCGCTGGAGGTGGGGCGCACCGACCGGCGCCAGCGCGCCGTCGCCATCACCGCGGAGGGGCAGGCCGTCTACCGCAAGGCCCGGCCCCTCTGGCTGCGCGCCCAGGCCGACTTCGAGCGCGCGGTGGGCGACACCCAGGCCTCCGCGTTGCGCGACCTGCTGGCCGCCGTCGCGCGGACCTCGCTGGGCGGAGCCGAAGCGGCGACGGAGGTCCCCTCCGCTCCCGGAGCCCGCTCCCGTCGCCGTTGA
- a CDS encoding alpha/beta fold hydrolase, whose product MRLPLFVAVLLLSWKAGAAEPAPVVPRFEPGACAVEVAASERIDCGFLVVPENRHKADSRPIRLPVTIFRSRAAKPLADPVLFMPGGPGLSGVERITSGKNNALLDERDYVVLEQRGVKFAQPSLQCPETTTLKGEIAAGRLRGVAATTALTQAAGRCRATLTASGVDLDGYTSEASADDIEDLRKVLGVARWNLYGVSYSTRLMLTVLRRHPGGVRSVVLDSVLPPEVNFDEVSATNVLRVLNQVFDGCAVDRECGARYPDLRARFAKLVADADRRPLKLALRAAGAPAEIRGAQVVEAIYSAMHEPIQIPRIPRLIVDASEGRLEALRGLISDNQAPSAMAWGLRYSVWCAEEMPFEDAERIAAQLSPSMGLGGVNEGTASPQECRAWNVTAAPAVENTPVKSDVPALVFAGEFDPDTPPEWGHRLLDSMPNAYPVDMRGRSHAASFNTCGVSIVKAFLQDPSHPPAVDCALKRRGADFSLSVRP is encoded by the coding sequence ATGCGCTTGCCCCTCTTCGTCGCGGTGCTGTTGCTCTCGTGGAAGGCCGGGGCTGCTGAACCGGCCCCAGTGGTCCCCCGTTTCGAGCCGGGCGCCTGCGCCGTGGAGGTCGCCGCCTCGGAGCGCATCGACTGTGGCTTCCTGGTGGTGCCGGAGAACCGGCACAAGGCAGACAGCCGCCCCATCCGCCTTCCCGTCACCATCTTCCGCAGCCGTGCCGCGAAGCCGCTGGCGGATCCGGTGCTGTTCATGCCCGGGGGCCCGGGCCTCAGCGGGGTCGAGCGCATCACCTCCGGCAAGAACAACGCGCTGCTGGACGAGCGCGACTACGTCGTCCTGGAGCAGCGCGGCGTGAAGTTCGCGCAGCCGTCGCTCCAGTGCCCGGAGACCACCACCCTCAAGGGCGAGATCGCCGCGGGCCGGCTGCGCGGTGTGGCGGCGACCACCGCGCTGACGCAGGCGGCGGGACGCTGCCGGGCGACGCTGACCGCGTCGGGCGTGGACCTGGATGGCTACACCAGCGAGGCCTCCGCGGATGACATCGAGGACCTGCGCAAGGTGCTCGGCGTGGCGCGGTGGAACCTCTACGGCGTGTCGTACAGCACGCGGCTGATGTTGACCGTGCTGCGGCGGCATCCCGGAGGCGTCCGGAGCGTCGTGCTGGATTCGGTGCTGCCGCCGGAGGTGAACTTCGACGAGGTCTCCGCCACGAACGTGCTGCGCGTCCTGAACCAGGTGTTCGACGGGTGCGCGGTGGACCGCGAGTGCGGCGCCCGGTATCCCGACCTGCGCGCCCGCTTCGCGAAGCTGGTGGCCGACGCGGACCGCCGCCCCTTGAAGCTGGCCCTCCGGGCGGCCGGAGCACCGGCGGAGATACGAGGCGCGCAGGTGGTGGAGGCCATCTACTCCGCGATGCACGAACCCATCCAGATCCCCCGCATCCCCAGGCTCATCGTGGACGCCTCCGAGGGGCGCTTGGAGGCCCTGCGCGGGCTGATCAGCGACAACCAGGCGCCTTCGGCCATGGCCTGGGGCCTGCGCTATTCCGTCTGGTGCGCCGAGGAGATGCCGTTCGAGGACGCGGAGCGCATCGCCGCGCAACTCTCGCCCTCCATGGGCCTGGGCGGAGTGAACGAGGGGACGGCCTCACCTCAGGAGTGCCGCGCGTGGAACGTCACCGCCGCGCCCGCCGTGGAGAACACGCCGGTGAAGAGCGACGTGCCCGCGCTCGTCTTCGCGGGCGAGTTCGACCCGGACACGCCTCCGGAGTGGGGCCACCGGCTGCTCGATTCGATGCCCAACGCGTACCCCGTCGACATGCGGGGCCGCAGCCACGCGGCCTCCTTCAACACGTGCGGCGTGAGCATCGTGAAGGCCTTCCTCCAGGACCCCTCGCATCCGCCCGCCGTTGACTGCGCACTCAAGCGGCGCGGCGCGGACTTTTCCCTGAGCGTGCGGCCCTGA
- a CDS encoding GFA family protein, producing MTQNDTQLKNPAQRGLHTYAGGCLCGAVRYEATVDLAGVSRCNCTICMKYGYGGGAGMKPDAFRLLKGQEALKKYGRDGSPNTRSFCGRCGVVCFGDGDVPELGGKFVSIYVNTLDDVDPSLLTFGYWDGRHDNWAAGMRSTPWPFQAVA from the coding sequence ATGACCCAGAACGACACCCAGCTGAAGAACCCTGCCCAGCGCGGCCTCCACACCTACGCGGGCGGCTGCCTGTGTGGCGCCGTGCGTTACGAGGCCACCGTGGACCTGGCGGGCGTGAGCCGCTGCAACTGCACCATCTGCATGAAGTACGGCTACGGCGGCGGTGCGGGGATGAAGCCTGACGCCTTCCGCCTCCTGAAGGGCCAGGAGGCCCTCAAGAAGTACGGGCGCGACGGCAGCCCCAACACCCGCAGCTTCTGCGGGCGCTGCGGCGTCGTGTGCTTCGGTGACGGCGACGTCCCGGAGCTGGGCGGGAAGTTCGTCTCCATCTACGTCAACACGCTGGATGACGTGGACCCGTCGCTGCTCACCTTCGGGTACTGGGACGGCCGGCACGACAACTGGGCGGCCGGGATGCGCTCCACGCCGTGGCCCTTCCAGGCCGTCGCCTGA
- a CDS encoding class I SAM-dependent methyltransferase, translated as MDSGAKGNAGPLGHDASAYAQRQEGLSPEPLRDAAWSVAGQRAFGVVLDVGSGSGGWIRRLQRNPAVERILSTDIHDAGASRLPGVEFQQRDVSRDALPWGDASVDWVFAIEVLEHLANPRHFVKEAFRVLKPGGHLFFTTPNNDSLTARLSFLVRGYFPAFCEQDYRDSGHITPITELDARRMAAEAGFQSIDFDYPLPGRIPRSSVYWQRLLPGLRGRWWSDGLFALLTRLR; from the coding sequence ATGGACTCCGGAGCGAAGGGCAACGCGGGACCGCTGGGCCATGACGCCTCCGCCTACGCGCAGCGTCAGGAAGGGCTGTCCCCGGAGCCGCTGCGGGACGCGGCCTGGAGCGTGGCGGGGCAGCGGGCCTTCGGCGTGGTGCTCGACGTGGGGTCGGGCAGTGGCGGGTGGATCCGCCGGCTGCAGCGCAACCCGGCCGTCGAGCGCATCCTCAGCACGGACATCCACGACGCGGGCGCCAGCCGCCTGCCGGGCGTGGAGTTCCAGCAGCGGGACGTGTCGCGGGACGCGCTGCCGTGGGGCGACGCGTCGGTGGACTGGGTGTTCGCCATCGAGGTGCTGGAGCATCTGGCCAACCCACGCCACTTCGTGAAGGAGGCCTTCCGCGTGCTCAAGCCCGGAGGCCACCTCTTCTTCACCACGCCCAACAACGACAGTCTGACGGCACGGCTGTCCTTCCTCGTCCGGGGCTACTTCCCCGCGTTCTGCGAGCAGGACTACCGGGACTCGGGGCACATCACCCCCATCACGGAGCTGGACGCGCGGCGCATGGCCGCGGAGGCGGGCTTCCAGTCCATCGACTTCGACTACCCGCTGCCCGGGCGCATCCCGCGCAGCAGCGTGTACTGGCAGCGGCTCCTGCCAGGGCTGCGCGGCCGGTGGTGGAGCGACGGGCTGTTCGCGCTGCTGACCCGGCTCCGCTGA